One segment of Deinococcus sp. Leaf326 DNA contains the following:
- the galT gene encoding galactose-1-phosphate uridylyltransferase: MTESRLPGNRFHSQDFTKPDGRPLTLYGVAPVSVTSEIPSPSPEAVDARPVMRWHPLRGEWVMYAAHRLGRTFLPPPEYNPLAPTSDPEHPTELPRGEYDIAVFANRFPSLTLTAPQPEPGPAGTRAGIGACEVVVFSQSAQGRLADLSGDQMALLIAVWADRTTRLAESGTVRSVLAFENRGVEVGVTLHHPHGQLYAYDHIPPVQARMLEQAQRYHTEQGRAWLGDFVADERAGGERVIFDDGLALSVVPPFARYTYETWVMPARPVGLLSELSADEQASFARVLKDALNRLDGLFGGRMPYLMTVHQAPLDGEYPEFPLHVELYPYLRAPGRMKYLAGTEQGAGEFANDKFPEVAARELKEVVL; the protein is encoded by the coding sequence ATGACTGAGTCACGTCTTCCGGGCAACCGGTTTCACAGCCAGGACTTCACCAAACCCGATGGGCGGCCCCTGACGCTCTACGGCGTGGCGCCCGTCAGCGTCACGTCCGAGATTCCCAGCCCCAGCCCGGAGGCCGTGGACGCCCGGCCGGTCATGCGCTGGCACCCCCTGCGCGGCGAGTGGGTCATGTACGCCGCGCACCGGCTGGGCCGTACCTTCCTGCCGCCGCCCGAGTACAACCCGCTGGCCCCCACCAGCGACCCCGAACACCCCACCGAACTGCCGCGCGGAGAGTACGACATCGCCGTGTTCGCCAACCGCTTTCCCAGCCTGACCCTCACGGCCCCCCAGCCGGAGCCGGGGCCGGCCGGCACGCGCGCGGGCATCGGCGCCTGTGAGGTCGTGGTATTTAGCCAGAGTGCCCAGGGCCGACTGGCCGACCTGTCGGGCGACCAGATGGCCCTGCTGATCGCCGTGTGGGCTGACCGCACCACCCGGCTGGCCGAGAGCGGCACGGTCAGGAGCGTGCTGGCGTTCGAGAACCGGGGCGTCGAGGTGGGTGTCACGCTGCACCACCCGCACGGCCAGCTCTACGCCTACGACCATATTCCGCCCGTGCAGGCGCGGATGCTGGAGCAGGCGCAGCGCTACCACACCGAGCAGGGCCGCGCCTGGCTGGGCGACTTCGTGGCCGACGAGCGGGCGGGGGGCGAGCGGGTCATTTTCGACGACGGCCTGGCCCTCAGCGTGGTGCCCCCCTTCGCGCGCTACACCTACGAGACCTGGGTAATGCCCGCCCGCCCAGTGGGCCTGCTGTCCGAACTGTCGGCCGACGAGCAGGCCAGCTTCGCGCGGGTCCTCAAGGACGCCCTGAACCGGCTCGACGGGCTGTTCGGCGGCCGGATGCCCTATCTCATGACGGTGCATCAGGCGCCGCTGGACGGCGAATACCCCGAATTCCCACTGCACGTCGAGCTGTATCCGTACCTGCGCGCGCCGGGCCGCATGAAGTACCTCGCGGGCACCGAACAGGGCGCGGGCGAGTTCGCCAACGACAAGTTCCCCGAGGTGGCCGCCCGCGAGCTGAAGGAGGTCGTGCTGTGA
- the galK gene encoding galactokinase, producing MTTFETSFGHAPEVSASAPGRVNLLGEHTDYQGGFVLPTAIPQRATVSLRRNGTRVHQLYSANLDQRLEVPVGETGSGFAPYLTGCLELSGVNEGLDVHVTSDVPSGGLSSSAALEVATLRALRELYGLDLNDVDLALRGVEVEHEYVGVKCGVMDQMASSLADTGTMLLIDTRTLERRALPFPAGAQVVVIDSGVPRRLAESGYNERRAQVEEAARLLGVQLLRDVTDVSRTGELPDLLARRARHVISENARVQAAIGADAATFGQLMNASHASLRDDYAVSHPEVDRLVALLQAQPDTYGARMTGAGFGGAVVALVRAGQVAAVTGPALAEYGPQAAVVVP from the coding sequence GTGACCACCTTCGAGACCTCTTTCGGCCATGCCCCCGAGGTCAGCGCCAGCGCGCCGGGCCGCGTGAACCTGCTGGGCGAGCACACCGACTATCAGGGGGGCTTCGTGCTGCCGACCGCCATCCCGCAGCGGGCGACCGTCTCGCTGCGGCGCAACGGCACCCGGGTCCACCAGCTCTACAGCGCCAACCTGGACCAGCGCCTGGAGGTGCCGGTGGGTGAGACTGGCAGCGGCTTCGCGCCCTACCTGACCGGCTGCCTGGAGCTGAGCGGCGTGAACGAGGGCCTGGACGTGCATGTCACCAGTGACGTGCCCAGCGGTGGCCTGAGCAGCAGCGCAGCGCTGGAAGTGGCGACGCTGCGCGCCCTGCGGGAGCTGTACGGCCTGGACCTGAACGACGTGGACCTCGCCCTGCGCGGCGTGGAGGTCGAGCACGAGTACGTGGGCGTCAAGTGCGGCGTGATGGACCAGATGGCGTCGAGCCTCGCCGACACCGGCACCATGCTCCTGATCGATACGCGCACGCTCGAGCGCCGCGCCCTGCCCTTTCCGGCCGGGGCGCAGGTCGTGGTGATCGACTCGGGCGTGCCGCGCCGCCTGGCTGAGAGCGGCTACAACGAACGCCGCGCCCAGGTCGAGGAGGCCGCCCGGCTCCTTGGCGTGCAACTGCTGCGCGACGTGACCGACGTGTCGCGTACCGGGGAGCTGCCCGACCTGCTCGCGCGCCGCGCCCGGCACGTGATCAGTGAGAATGCCCGTGTGCAGGCCGCCATAGGGGCTGACGCGGCGACCTTCGGCCAGCTCATGAACGCCTCGCACGCGAGCCTGCGGGACGACTACGCGGTCAGCCATCCCGAGGTGGACCGGCTGGTGGCGCTGCTCCAGGCCCAGCCCGACACCTACGGCGCGCGCATGACCGGCGCGGGCTTCGGCGGCGCGGTGGTGGCCCTCGTGCGAGCCGGGCAGGTGGCAGCCGTCACCGGTCCCGCCCTGGCCGAGTACGGCCCGCAGGCGGCGGTCGTCGTTCCCTGA
- a CDS encoding MSMEG_1061 family FMN-dependent PPOX-type flavoprotein encodes MNAATDPHAVLSLDALEAMYPQPSRGVKLKVMNHLDAGLAATLALSPLCFLATANAEGQLDCSPRGDAESCVTLLDPHTLLLADRPGNNRLDSLKNIVQNPEVGLIFLLPGVDEVIRVNGRAHLTTDPELLARMALHGKPPRTVIVVRVREAFMHCPRAFKSAGLWDAGRHLTPEQRPDFTAMFVEHVRVNSGG; translated from the coding sequence GTGAACGCCGCGACCGACCCGCACGCCGTCCTGAGCCTCGACGCGCTGGAGGCGATGTACCCTCAGCCCAGCCGGGGCGTGAAGCTCAAGGTGATGAACCATCTCGACGCGGGGCTGGCCGCTACGCTGGCGCTCTCGCCGCTGTGCTTTCTGGCGACGGCCAACGCCGAGGGCCAGCTCGACTGCTCGCCGCGTGGCGACGCGGAAAGCTGCGTGACCCTGCTGGACCCACACACGCTGCTGCTGGCCGACCGGCCCGGCAACAACCGCCTGGATAGCCTGAAAAACATCGTGCAGAACCCGGAAGTCGGGCTGATCTTCCTGCTGCCCGGCGTGGACGAGGTGATCCGCGTGAACGGGCGCGCTCACCTCACCACCGACCCCGAGTTGCTGGCGCGTATGGCGCTGCACGGCAAGCCCCCGCGCACGGTGATCGTGGTGAGGGTGCGCGAGGCGTTCATGCACTGCCCGCGCGCCTTCAAGTCGGCGGGGCTGTGGGACGCCGGGCGGCACCTGACCCCCGAACAGCGCCCGGACTTCACGGCCATGTTCGTGGAGCACGTGCGGGTCAACTCGGGCGGCTGA
- a CDS encoding transcriptional regulator, with translation MFNPPTLEDLQETRRANEKLVLKALESKPEWVETELAKTTSLALSHLRAALASLLDQGRVRRLPGTGTRAVYGLADPGLADVPATPLTTDAKRIRDYLEGRADSALYMSEQLRLSREEIMAALSLLNAHGMITCTFVGSLVIFRLKESQALGQEQAAPAATGKKKQVA, from the coding sequence ATGTTCAATCCCCCCACCCTCGAAGATCTTCAGGAAACCCGCCGCGCCAACGAGAAGCTCGTGCTCAAGGCGCTCGAAAGCAAGCCCGAGTGGGTCGAAACTGAGCTTGCCAAGACCACCAGCCTCGCGCTGTCGCACCTGCGCGCCGCGCTCGCCAGCCTGCTTGATCAGGGCCGCGTGCGCCGCCTGCCCGGCACCGGCACCCGCGCCGTGTACGGTCTGGCCGATCCCGGCCTCGCCGACGTGCCCGCCACGCCGCTGACCACCGACGCCAAGCGCATCCGCGACTACCTCGAAGGCCGCGCCGACAGCGCCCTGTACATGAGCGAGCAGCTGCGCCTGAGCCGCGAGGAGATCATGGCCGCCCTGAGCTTGCTCAATGCGCACGGCATGATCACCTGCACCTTTGTGGGCAGCTTGGTCATCTTCCGCCTCAAGGAAAGCCAGGCGCTGGGCCAGGAGCAGGCCGCGCCCGCCGCGACCGGCAAGAAGAAGCAGGTCGCCTGA
- the argJ gene encoding bifunctional glutamate N-acetyltransferase/amino-acid acetyltransferase ArgJ, whose protein sequence is MSDSPLQFPRGFRAAAMAAGIKPSGKTDLSCVVSDTDCTWAFAGTRSTTAAASVLRNRELAGAGGPVRALVVNAGVANAATGRKGAQDNAMMAEALSSVFDVPEDAVLSASTGIIGHLLPMDRVLSGIEHLPTELETAALPFATAIMTTDTRPKTAHTTLSTGARIVGTAKGSGMIHPDMATMFAFAFTDAAVDQAALRAAFPAIIARTFNAVTVDGDTSTSDMAVVFANGQAGAAEEAEFLAALEGVMRDLARQIAADGEGATKLLTVKVAGARTEAEALAAARTCCVSPLLKSAVHGSDPNWGRVIMAVGRSGAGVDIEKMTVAVQGTPVFAGKPLTYDAAAVSGSMKAEEVVFEVNLGVGDSSGEAWGCDLSAAYVSINADYTT, encoded by the coding sequence ATGAGCGATTCTCCTTTGCAGTTCCCCCGCGGTTTCCGGGCAGCGGCGATGGCGGCGGGCATCAAGCCCAGTGGCAAGACCGACCTGAGCTGCGTGGTCAGCGACACCGACTGCACCTGGGCCTTCGCGGGCACGCGCAGCACCACCGCCGCCGCCAGCGTGCTGCGTAACCGCGAGCTGGCGGGCGCGGGGGGGCCGGTGCGAGCACTGGTGGTCAACGCCGGGGTCGCCAACGCCGCCACGGGCCGTAAGGGCGCTCAGGACAACGCCATGATGGCCGAAGCGCTCTCCAGCGTCTTCGACGTGCCCGAGGATGCGGTCCTGAGTGCCAGCACCGGCATCATCGGCCACCTGCTGCCGATGGACCGGGTCCTGAGCGGCATCGAGCATCTGCCCACCGAACTGGAGACGGCCGCGCTGCCCTTCGCCACGGCCATCATGACGACCGACACCCGGCCCAAGACCGCGCACACCACCCTGAGCACCGGCGCGCGCATCGTGGGCACGGCCAAAGGCAGCGGCATGATTCACCCCGACATGGCGACCATGTTCGCCTTTGCCTTCACCGACGCGGCGGTGGACCAGGCGGCGCTCCGGGCGGCCTTCCCGGCCATCATCGCGCGGACCTTCAACGCGGTCACGGTGGACGGTGACACGAGCACCAGCGACATGGCGGTCGTCTTCGCCAATGGTCAGGCCGGAGCGGCCGAGGAGGCCGAGTTCCTAGCAGCCCTTGAGGGGGTGATGCGCGACCTCGCCCGCCAGATCGCCGCCGACGGCGAGGGAGCCACCAAGCTGCTCACCGTCAAGGTCGCGGGCGCGCGCACCGAGGCCGAGGCCCTGGCTGCCGCCCGGACCTGCTGCGTCAGCCCGCTCCTCAAGAGCGCCGTGCACGGCTCGGACCCCAACTGGGGCCGCGTCATCATGGCGGTGGGCCGCAGCGGCGCGGGCGTGGACATCGAGAAGATGACGGTCGCCGTGCAGGGTACGCCTGTCTTCGCCGGCAAGCCCCTGACCTACGACGCAGCGGCCGTCAGCGGTAGCATGAAGGCCGAGGAGGTCGTCTTTGAGGTGAACCTGGGTGTCGGTGACTCGAGCGGCGAGGCCTGGGGCTGCGACCTGAGCGCCGCCTACGTGAGTATCAACGCCGACTACACGACCTGA
- a CDS encoding GNAT family N-acetyltransferase, which translates to MRKNTSLTPHIAAEPVTSNNWRAVAALQVKPDQQEYVNSPVFNLALCQYSPAGWSPLALRREDQIVGFLMWAVDPADQSCWLGGVMIDTAFQGLGYGKKAVAAALSMLRAQHGHHQFALSYHPENTVARRLYLGLGFQETGEVEDEEVVARLEVTATL; encoded by the coding sequence ATGCGGAAGAACACATCTCTCACCCCACACATTGCTGCCGAACCCGTAACTTCCAATAACTGGCGAGCCGTCGCTGCGCTCCAGGTCAAACCTGACCAACAGGAATATGTCAATTCTCCCGTCTTCAATCTGGCGCTCTGTCAGTACAGCCCGGCAGGTTGGTCGCCGCTCGCTCTACGTAGAGAAGATCAGATCGTCGGTTTTTTGATGTGGGCGGTCGATCCGGCAGACCAGAGCTGCTGGCTGGGAGGCGTCATGATCGACACGGCGTTTCAGGGGTTGGGCTACGGAAAAAAGGCTGTGGCGGCGGCTCTCTCAATGCTCCGTGCACAGCATGGACATCACCAATTCGCGCTGTCATATCACCCGGAAAATACCGTGGCACGCCGTTTGTATCTGGGTCTCGGGTTTCAGGAGACCGGAGAAGTAGAGGACGAGGAAGTCGTCGCCCGTTTAGAGGTCACGGCGACGCTCTGA
- a CDS encoding NUDIX hydrolase: MVPYPTLAQLRELQAIAQAGLTYTRDPYDRDRFARLRDLTAELLAAQTGQDVTEVTETLRAERGYLTPKVDVRAVVLNAAGQVLLTREREDGRWSLPGGWADPGESPRMIAVREVREETGREVRPVRLLAALDKAQHPHPPDLWAVYKLFLLCELTGPETAHTENPHAENIETLESAFFAPGALPPLSLGRNLPEQVRRMVELAQNPGLGVDVD; this comes from the coding sequence ATGGTGCCCTATCCCACCCTTGCCCAGCTCCGCGAGTTGCAGGCCATCGCCCAGGCGGGCCTGACCTATACCCGCGACCCCTACGACCGAGACCGCTTTGCCCGGCTGCGTGACCTGACGGCCGAGCTGCTGGCCGCGCAGACCGGGCAGGACGTGACCGAGGTGACGGAAACGCTGCGCGCCGAGCGCGGCTACCTGACACCCAAGGTGGACGTGCGGGCGGTCGTACTGAACGCGGCGGGCCAGGTACTGCTGACCCGCGAACGCGAGGACGGCCGCTGGAGCCTGCCCGGCGGCTGGGCCGACCCCGGCGAGAGTCCGCGCATGATCGCCGTGCGCGAGGTGCGTGAGGAGACCGGCCGCGAGGTGCGGCCCGTGCGCCTTCTCGCCGCGCTCGACAAGGCCCAGCACCCGCACCCGCCCGACCTGTGGGCCGTGTACAAGCTGTTCCTGCTGTGCGAACTGACCGGCCCCGAGACGGCCCATACCGAGAACCCGCACGCCGAGAATATCGAGACGCTGGAAAGCGCCTTCTTTGCCCCCGGCGCCCTGCCGCCCCTGAGCCTGGGCCGCAACCTCCCCGAGCAGGTGCGCCGCATGGTGGAACTGGCCCAGAACCCGGGGCTGGGAGTGGATGTGGACTGA
- a CDS encoding aspartate aminotransferase family protein has protein sequence MTSGLPRDFIRAQDVLSGRVTPAETRRLEQQYGNEELLYGLDLIGVGGPFSRVTPWELEDEQGRRRINASGYAATPFGDMPPVLTEFLHDYLDQNRAMGLAQQSSSPWRAALEANLVRLLARELPSHKDSQVFFCSSGTEAIEGAMKFAKAWRPKARAFISFSSGYHGKTYGALSLTPNPEYQDIFRPLVPGALTSPYGNLQALRDLIRRLGPDKVIAVVVEPIQGEGGVNIPPPGFLSGLGELCRQHGIVVIADEIQTGLGRTGHWFESAAQGLDPDIVTLAKPLGGGMTAVGATIVRGPIYKKMLGGLSSKRHSNTFGGGALSMAVGLKSLEYLVENDFPARSLALGQQGLAHLQELQRRFPRLLESVRGQGLLLAMQFQPVVGLPLPGMLKELAHEATAILALRELHGAGVMANLSLSSKRTVRLTPALDMPDDVFAEMLARTERFTQFNPSSRYLLTNTPPQLLARLAAFAASKPKKRTPSDG, from the coding sequence ATGACCTCTGGCCTTCCCCGGGATTTCATCCGCGCGCAGGACGTGCTGAGCGGGCGCGTGACGCCTGCCGAGACGCGGCGGCTCGAACAGCAGTACGGCAACGAGGAACTGCTCTACGGCCTCGACCTGATCGGCGTGGGTGGACCGTTCTCCCGCGTGACGCCCTGGGAGCTCGAGGACGAGCAGGGGCGGCGGCGCATCAATGCCAGCGGCTACGCGGCCACGCCCTTCGGCGACATGCCGCCTGTTCTGACCGAGTTTCTGCACGATTACCTCGACCAGAACCGCGCGATGGGGCTGGCCCAGCAGTCCAGTTCGCCCTGGCGCGCGGCGCTCGAGGCCAACCTGGTACGCCTGCTGGCGCGCGAGCTGCCCAGCCACAAAGACAGTCAGGTGTTCTTCTGCTCCAGCGGCACCGAGGCCATCGAGGGCGCGATGAAGTTCGCCAAGGCGTGGCGGCCGAAGGCGCGCGCCTTCATCTCGTTTTCCAGCGGCTACCACGGCAAGACCTACGGCGCCCTGAGCCTCACGCCCAACCCCGAATACCAGGACATCTTCCGGCCGCTCGTGCCGGGCGCCCTCACCAGCCCCTACGGCAACCTCCAGGCGCTGCGCGACCTCATCCGCCGCCTGGGGCCGGACAAGGTCATCGCGGTGGTCGTCGAACCCATCCAGGGCGAGGGCGGCGTGAACATTCCCCCGCCCGGCTTCCTGAGCGGCCTGGGCGAACTGTGCCGCCAGCACGGCATCGTGGTGATCGCCGACGAGATCCAGACCGGACTGGGGCGCACCGGCCACTGGTTCGAGTCGGCGGCGCAGGGCCTGGACCCCGACATCGTCACGCTCGCCAAGCCGCTCGGCGGCGGCATGACGGCCGTCGGTGCGACCATCGTGCGCGGCCCCATCTACAAGAAGATGCTCGGCGGCCTGAGCAGCAAGCGGCACTCGAACACCTTCGGCGGCGGCGCCCTGAGCATGGCGGTGGGCCTGAAGTCGCTGGAATACCTCGTCGAGAACGATTTTCCGGCCCGCAGCTTGGCGCTGGGCCAGCAGGGACTGGCGCACCTGCAGGAACTGCAGCGCCGCTTTCCCCGGCTCCTCGAATCGGTACGCGGCCAGGGCCTGCTGCTGGCAATGCAGTTTCAGCCTGTGGTCGGCCTGCCGCTGCCAGGGATGCTCAAGGAGCTCGCGCACGAGGCGACCGCCATCCTGGCGCTGCGTGAACTGCACGGCGCCGGCGTCATGGCCAACCTCAGCCTGAGCAGCAAGCGCACCGTGCGCCTGACCCCGGCGCTGGACATGCCGGACGACGTCTTCGCGGAGATGCTGGCCCGCACCGAACGCTTCACCCAGTTCAACCCGAGCTCGCGCTACCTGCTCACCAACACGCCGCCGCAGCTCCTCGCCCGGCTCGCGGCCTTCGCGGCGAGCAAACCGAAGAAGCGGACGCCGAGCGACGGCTGA
- a CDS encoding acyl-CoA dehydrogenase family protein, with protein MTAKSGPNPMALLAQIDLEALGRLSEKVDLAALLGAASKMSDKQLSQLTRMMAGGEQKRPELPAPDADFFGQLNGLSDDERAVATTVKDFMHAQVAPIMNEYWNRDEFPRHLIPELRKLDLLRKVWNEDGSRKPNATVMEGLITMEACKVDVSTAVFFGVHAGLAFASIALGGSAEQKAEWLPKMMDFEAVGAFGLTEPEGGSQVSQGMRTTCKRDGDGWTLRGEKKWIGNSTFSDFTVIWARDVDTQEVRGFIVRAGTPGYEVKKIEGKTALRIVENGQITLTDCRVPESDRLQEVRGWRTTAEVLKLTRAGVAWQGVGCAMGAYELALAYAQNREQFGKRIGEFQLIQNHVVHMLGNVTGMLATVLRLSHMADAGEMRDEHAALAKVVTAARCRETVALARETLGGNGILLENGVAKHFADTEAIYSYEGTNEINTLVVGRAVTGLSAFV; from the coding sequence ATGACCGCAAAATCCGGCCCGAACCCGATGGCCCTGCTTGCCCAGATTGACCTCGAAGCGCTGGGTCGCCTGAGCGAGAAGGTGGATCTCGCCGCGCTGCTGGGGGCCGCCTCCAAGATGAGCGACAAACAGCTCTCGCAGCTCACGCGCATGATGGCGGGTGGTGAACAGAAGCGCCCCGAACTCCCTGCCCCAGACGCCGATTTCTTCGGGCAGCTGAACGGCCTGAGCGACGACGAGCGCGCCGTGGCGACGACGGTGAAGGACTTCATGCACGCGCAGGTCGCGCCGATTATGAACGAATACTGGAACCGTGACGAGTTCCCGCGCCACCTCATTCCCGAACTGCGCAAGCTCGACCTGCTGCGCAAGGTGTGGAATGAGGACGGCAGCCGCAAACCCAACGCGACCGTCATGGAAGGCCTGATCACCATGGAAGCCTGCAAGGTGGACGTGAGCACCGCCGTCTTCTTCGGGGTACACGCGGGTCTGGCCTTCGCCAGTATTGCGCTGGGCGGCAGCGCCGAACAGAAGGCCGAGTGGCTGCCCAAGATGATGGATTTCGAGGCTGTCGGCGCGTTCGGCCTGACCGAGCCCGAGGGCGGCTCGCAGGTCAGCCAGGGGATGCGGACCACCTGCAAGCGCGACGGCGACGGCTGGACCCTGCGCGGCGAGAAGAAGTGGATCGGCAACTCGACCTTCAGCGACTTCACGGTGATCTGGGCGCGCGACGTGGACACGCAGGAGGTGCGCGGCTTCATCGTGCGTGCGGGCACCCCCGGCTACGAGGTGAAAAAGATCGAGGGCAAGACCGCCCTGCGCATCGTGGAAAACGGCCAGATCACCCTGACCGACTGCCGCGTGCCCGAGAGTGACCGCCTGCAGGAGGTGCGGGGGTGGCGCACGACCGCCGAGGTGCTCAAGCTGACGCGCGCCGGGGTGGCGTGGCAGGGCGTGGGCTGCGCGATGGGGGCCTACGAACTGGCGCTGGCCTACGCCCAGAACCGCGAGCAGTTCGGCAAGCGGATCGGCGAGTTCCAGCTTATCCAGAACCACGTCGTGCACATGCTGGGCAACGTGACGGGCATGTTGGCGACCGTGCTGCGCCTGTCGCACATGGCCGACGCGGGCGAGATGCGTGACGAGCACGCCGCCCTGGCCAAGGTGGTCACGGCCGCGCGCTGCCGTGAGACGGTCGCCCTGGCCCGCGAGACGCTGGGCGGCAACGGCATCCTGCTGGAAAACGGCGTCGCCAAGCACTTTGCCGATACCGAGGCCATCTACTCCTACGAGGGCACCAACGAGATCAATACCCTGGTCGTAGGGCGCGCGGTGACGGGCCTGAGCGCCTTCGTGTAA
- a CDS encoding formate dehydrogenase accessory sulfurtransferase FdhD, whose protein sequence is MPALRLAGGATEAHEDTLAVEEPLELRLHGPDGPLALAVLMRTPGHDRELLTGWLVSEGLLPAERTLDPDPENANVWHLHTPEYARLALGARLSVSSSACGVCGSGSVERLAVRAGPPEWTGGPLAPAVVAALPERLRAAQPGFGATGGLHAAGLFTPQGELLAAFEDVGRHNATDKVVGWAALRGGLPLSWTVLAVSSRAGFEIVQKAVTAGAAVVVAVGAASSLAVDTAATFGVTLCAFTREGRFTVYTAPERLDLPEPGSR, encoded by the coding sequence GTGCCAGCCCTGCGTCTCGCCGGGGGAGCGACCGAGGCACACGAGGATACGCTCGCGGTCGAGGAACCCCTCGAACTGCGGTTGCACGGCCCGGACGGCCCGCTGGCGCTCGCCGTGCTCATGCGCACGCCCGGTCATGACCGCGAGCTGCTGACCGGCTGGCTGGTCTCCGAGGGCCTGCTGCCCGCCGAGCGGACGCTGGACCCCGATCCCGAGAACGCCAACGTCTGGCACCTGCACACGCCCGAATACGCGCGCCTGGCCCTGGGCGCGCGGCTGAGCGTATCGTCGAGTGCCTGCGGCGTGTGCGGCAGCGGCAGTGTCGAGCGTCTCGCCGTGCGCGCGGGGCCGCCCGAGTGGACCGGCGGGCCTCTGGCCCCGGCGGTCGTTGCCGCTCTGCCCGAGCGCCTGCGAGCCGCGCAACCGGGGTTCGGGGCGACGGGTGGGCTGCACGCGGCGGGCCTGTTCACGCCGCAAGGAGAGCTGCTGGCCGCCTTCGAGGACGTGGGCCGCCACAACGCCACCGACAAGGTGGTGGGCTGGGCCGCGCTGCGCGGCGGACTACCGCTCTCGTGGACGGTGCTGGCAGTCAGCAGCCGTGCCGGCTTCGAGATCGTGCAGAAGGCCGTCACGGCGGGCGCGGCGGTGGTCGTGGCGGTTGGAGCGGCGAGCAGTCTCGCGGTGGACACGGCCGCCACCTTCGGCGTGACGCTGTGCGCCTTTACGCGCGAAGGCCGGTTCACGGTCTACACTGCCCCCGAACGGCTGGATCTCCCGGAACCGGGAAGCCGGTAG